One Oncorhynchus kisutch isolate 150728-3 unplaced genomic scaffold, Okis_V2 scaffold741, whole genome shotgun sequence genomic region harbors:
- the LOC109880253 gene encoding neuronal cell adhesion molecule isoform X12 — protein MYNYTNNLFVDSPSGERRPSFMAPLGQSSTQMALRGGVLELECIAEGLPTPEVSWYKESGDLPSSRMSFHNFQKTLKIADVMEADAGDYRCTAKNSLGSAHHTIKVNVKAAPFWISAPRNLILAPEETGILTCRVSGDPKPQIAWSVNGVPIKDSPKDTSRKVEDDTVILSDVQTGSSAVYQCNASNEFGYLLANAFVNVLAEAPRVLTPPNNVYQVITNNPAFLDCASFGSPIPAITWFKDSQTSILNRDPYVIHNNGTLEINVAQSLNSGKYTCIASNNLGTRENHVYLEVKEPTRILAQPEYMVVQRNRKAVFECKVKHDPTLIPTMNWLKDNGELPDDERFLVDTDSLTINEVTEEDEGTYTCVMNTTLDQDSASAMLTVVEATPTPAIVYEEPDPPTDLELTDQRERSVQLTWIPGDEHNSPTQKFLVQYEDLLHQAGVWHNLTEEEGTKTTAHLDLSPYAYYSFRVLAVNHVGYSQPSRPSRQYRTNPAAPDVNPTDVHGVGTEHNNLVISWKELTGLQSNGPGLQYKVNWRQKDVEEDWLSETVANTSKYVVSGTPTFVPYEVKVQAVNDYGNGPAPEAVVGYSGEDVPMSAPESVQVLVQNGTLAEVHWEPVLTSMVRGRLQGYKVSYWRERSLHQAEAQQEEQQVLLFSGNRTDGRLPGLKPYSLYTLNIRVVNGKGEGPPSPNHNFETPEGVPGPPSFLRIKNTDMDSLTLEWGPPQDNNGRLTGYTLKYQPVNSSNELGPVEEMMFPANETTVILADLKYSTRYKFYFNAKTIKGSGPTITEEAVTIMDEAMKSDQVDLATQGWFIGLMCAIALLILVLLIICFIKRNKGGKYPVKEKEDAHQDPEIQPMKDDDGTFGEYSDTEDHKPLKGSRTPSNGTVKRDDSDDSLVDYGEGGDGQFNEDGSFIGQYSGKKEKDTHEGNESSEAPSPVNAMNSFV, from the exons ACAGTCCATCGGGGGAGCGGCGACCCAGCTTCATGGCTCCTCTGGGGCAGAGCAGCACCCAGATGGCCCTGAGGGGAGGGGTTCTGGAGCTAGAGTGTATCGCTGAAGGACT TCCGACTCCGGAGGTGTCCTGGTATAAGGAGAGTGGCGATCTTCCTAGCAGCCGGATGTCCTTCCACAACTTCCAGAAGACGTTGAAGATCGCAGATGTGATGGAGGCGGACGCCGGGGACTACCGCTGCACGGCCAAGAACAGCCTAGGCTCCGCCCATCACACCATCAAAGTCAACGTCAAAG CGGCTCCGTTCTGGATCAGTGCCCCCAGGAACCTGATCCTGGCCCCGGAGGAGACGGGCATCCTCACCTGCAGGGTCAGTGGAGACCCCAAGCCCCAAATCGCCTGGTCCGTCAACGGAGTCCCCATCAAAG ACTCTCCAAAGGACACGAGTCGGAAGGTGGAGGACGACACAGTGATTCTGAGCGACGTCCAGACCGGCTCCAGCGCTGTCTACCAGTGCAACGCCTCCAATGAGTTTGGCTACCTGCTGGCTAATGCTTTTGTCAATGTGCTCG CCGAAGCACCAAGGGTGTTGACTCCCCCCAACAATGTGTACCAGGTCATCACCAACAATCCTGCCTTCCTGGACTGTGCCTCGTTCGGCTCGCCCATACCAGCCATCACATG GTTTAAGGACAGCCAGACCAGTATCCTGAATAGAGACCCATATGTGATCCATAATAACGGTACCTTAGAGATCAACGTAGCCCAGTCCCTGAACAGTGGCAAATACACCTGTATAGCCTCCAACAACCTGGGAACCAGGGAGAACCATGTCTACTtggaggtcaaag AGCCGACGAGGATCCTGGCCCAGCCAGAGTACATGGTGGTCCAGAGGAACAGGAAGGCCGTGTTTGAGTGTAAAGTTAAACACGACCCCACCCTCATCCCCACCATGAACTGGCTCAAAGACAACGGAGAGCTGCCTGACGACGAGAG GTTCTTGGTGGACACTGACAGTCTGACCATCAACGAAGTGACAGAGGAGGACGAGGGAACCTACACCTGTGTCATGAACACCACCCTGGACCAGGACTCAGCTAGCGCCATGCTCACCGTCGTTG AGGCTACTCCAACTCCTGCTATTGTCTACG AGGAACCAGACCCTCCTACAGACCTGGAGctgactgaccagagagagaggagcgtcCAGCTCACCTGGATACCTGGAGACGAACACAACAGCCCTACACAGa AGTTCCTAGTCCAGTATGAGGACCTGCTCCACCAGGCTGGGGTGTGGCACAACCTGACAGAGGAGGAGGGCACCAAGACCACAGCCCACCTGGACCTGTCCCCCTACGCCTACTACTCCTTCAGGGTTCTGGCCGTGAACCATGTGGGCTACAGCCAGCCCAGCCggccctccagacagtacaggaCCAACCCTGCAG CTCCAGATGTGAATCCAACAGATGTCCATGGTGTTGGAACTGAACATAATAACTTAGTAATCTCATGGAAG GAGCTGACAGGCCTCCAGTCCAATGGACCAGGACTACAGTACAAGGTGAACTGGAGACAGAAGGATGTGGAGGAGGACTGGTTGTCTGAGACCGTGGCTAACACCTCCAAGTATGTGGTGTCAGGCACGCCCACTTTCGTACCATACGAGGTCAAAGTTCAGGCGGTGAACGACTACGGAAACGGACCAGCGCCTGAGGCGGTGGTGGGGTACTCTGGAGAGGACG TGCCCATGTCAGCCCCAGAGAGTGTCCAGGTGCTGGTTCAGAACGGGACGCTAGCAGAGGTTCACTGGGAGCCTGTCCTCACCTCCATGGTCAGGGGACGACTCCAGGGCTACAAG GTGTCCTACTGGCGTGAGCGTAGCCTCCACCAGGCAGAGGctcagcaggaggagcagcaggtGTTGCTCTTCAGTGGGAACAGGACTGACGGCAGACTACCAGGCCTCAAACCCTACAGCCTCTATACACTGAACATCAGGGTGGTCAACGGCAAGGGAGAGGGGCCCCCCAGCCCCAACCACAACTTTGAGACCCCAGAGGGAG TCCCTGGTCCACCTTCCTTCTTGCGTATAAAGAACACCGACATGGACTCTCTGACGCTGGAGTGGGGTCCTCCACAGGACAACAATGGTCGCCTCACCGGCTACACACTCAAATACCAGCCAG tcaacagCTCCAATGAGCTTGGTCCCGTTGAGGAGATGATGTTCCCAGCCAATGAGACCACCGTAATCCTGGCCGACCTCAAGTACAGCACCCGCTATAAATTCTACTTCAACGCTAAGACTATCAAGGGCTCCGGCCCAACCATCACAGAGGAGGCTGTCACTATCATGGATGAAG caATGAAAAGCGACCAGGTAGACCTAGCCACTCAGGGTTGGTTCATAGGGCTGATGTGTGCCATCGCTCTCCTCATCCTCGTCCTTCTCATCATCTGCTTCATCAAGAGGAACAAGGGAGGGAAatacccag TGAAAGAAAAAGAGGATGCTCATCAAGACCCAGAGATCCAGCCTATGAAGGATGATGATGGGACGTTTGGAGAGTACAG TGACACGGAGGACCACAAGCCACTGAAGGGCAGCCGGACGCCGTCCAACGGAACGGTGAAGAGGGACGACAGTGATGACAGCCTGGTGGACTACGGCGAGGGAGGGGATGGGCAGTTCAACGAGGATGGATCCTTCATCGGCCAGTACAGCGGCAAGAAGGAGAAAGACACGCATGAGGGCAACGAGAGCTCCGAGGCCCCCTCGCCGGTCAACGCTATGAACTCCTTCGTCTAG
- the LOC109880253 gene encoding neuronal cell adhesion molecule isoform X8 produces MYNYTNNLFVDSPSGERRPSFMAPLGQSSTQMALRGGVLELECIAEGLPTPEVSWYKESGDLPSSRMSFHNFQKTLKIADVMEADAGDYRCTAKNSLGSAHHTIKVNVKAAPFWISAPRNLILAPEETGILTCRVSGDPKPQIAWSVNGVPIKDSPKDTSRKVEDDTVILSDVQTGSSAVYQCNASNEFGYLLANAFVNVLAEAPRVLTPPNNVYQVITNNPAFLDCASFGSPIPAITWFKDSQTSILNRDPYVIHNNGTLEINVAQSLNSGKYTCIASNNLGTRENHVYLEVKEPTRILAQPEYMVVQRNRKAVFECKVKHDPTLIPTMNWLKDNGELPDDERFLVDTDSLTINEVTEEDEGTYTCVMNTTLDQDSASAMLTVVEATPTPAIVYEEPDPPTDLELTDQRERSVQLTWIPGDEHNSPTQKFLVQYEDLLHQAGVWHNLTEEEGTKTTAHLDLSPYAYYSFRVLAVNHVGYSQPSRPSRQYRTNPAAPDVNPTDVHGVGTEHNNLVISWKELTGLQSNGPGLQYKVNWRQKDVEEDWLSETVANTSKYVVSGTPTFVPYEVKVQAVNDYGNGPAPEAVVGYSGEDVPMSAPESVQVLVQNGTLAEVHWEPVLTSMVRGRLQGYKVSYWRERSLHQAEAQQEEQQVLLFSGNRTDGRLPGLKPYSLYTLNIRVVNGKGEGPPSPNHNFETPEGVPGPPSFLRIKNTDMDSLTLEWGPPQDNNGRLTGYTLKYQPVNSSNELGPVEEMMFPANETTVILADLKYSTRYKFYFNAKTIKGSGPTITEEAVTIMDEAFIQQPIVDVFKVRPIGPAFTNVNSSVVGEEGAVISWEYFGPDKNVYVEYIVENSKEDWTKECVNGSSGSQTHLIKGLKPGTSYRVRLVVKDHSEATIHSTEELVITLPAMKSDQVDLATQGWFIGLMCAIALLILVLLIICFIKRNKGGKYPVKEKEDAHQDPEIQPMKDDDGTFGEYSDTEDHKPLKGSRTPSNGTVKRDDSDDSLVDYGEGGDGQFNEDGSFIGQYSGKKEKDTHEGNESSEAPSPVNAMNSFV; encoded by the exons ACAGTCCATCGGGGGAGCGGCGACCCAGCTTCATGGCTCCTCTGGGGCAGAGCAGCACCCAGATGGCCCTGAGGGGAGGGGTTCTGGAGCTAGAGTGTATCGCTGAAGGACT TCCGACTCCGGAGGTGTCCTGGTATAAGGAGAGTGGCGATCTTCCTAGCAGCCGGATGTCCTTCCACAACTTCCAGAAGACGTTGAAGATCGCAGATGTGATGGAGGCGGACGCCGGGGACTACCGCTGCACGGCCAAGAACAGCCTAGGCTCCGCCCATCACACCATCAAAGTCAACGTCAAAG CGGCTCCGTTCTGGATCAGTGCCCCCAGGAACCTGATCCTGGCCCCGGAGGAGACGGGCATCCTCACCTGCAGGGTCAGTGGAGACCCCAAGCCCCAAATCGCCTGGTCCGTCAACGGAGTCCCCATCAAAG ACTCTCCAAAGGACACGAGTCGGAAGGTGGAGGACGACACAGTGATTCTGAGCGACGTCCAGACCGGCTCCAGCGCTGTCTACCAGTGCAACGCCTCCAATGAGTTTGGCTACCTGCTGGCTAATGCTTTTGTCAATGTGCTCG CCGAAGCACCAAGGGTGTTGACTCCCCCCAACAATGTGTACCAGGTCATCACCAACAATCCTGCCTTCCTGGACTGTGCCTCGTTCGGCTCGCCCATACCAGCCATCACATG GTTTAAGGACAGCCAGACCAGTATCCTGAATAGAGACCCATATGTGATCCATAATAACGGTACCTTAGAGATCAACGTAGCCCAGTCCCTGAACAGTGGCAAATACACCTGTATAGCCTCCAACAACCTGGGAACCAGGGAGAACCATGTCTACTtggaggtcaaag AGCCGACGAGGATCCTGGCCCAGCCAGAGTACATGGTGGTCCAGAGGAACAGGAAGGCCGTGTTTGAGTGTAAAGTTAAACACGACCCCACCCTCATCCCCACCATGAACTGGCTCAAAGACAACGGAGAGCTGCCTGACGACGAGAG GTTCTTGGTGGACACTGACAGTCTGACCATCAACGAAGTGACAGAGGAGGACGAGGGAACCTACACCTGTGTCATGAACACCACCCTGGACCAGGACTCAGCTAGCGCCATGCTCACCGTCGTTG AGGCTACTCCAACTCCTGCTATTGTCTACG AGGAACCAGACCCTCCTACAGACCTGGAGctgactgaccagagagagaggagcgtcCAGCTCACCTGGATACCTGGAGACGAACACAACAGCCCTACACAGa AGTTCCTAGTCCAGTATGAGGACCTGCTCCACCAGGCTGGGGTGTGGCACAACCTGACAGAGGAGGAGGGCACCAAGACCACAGCCCACCTGGACCTGTCCCCCTACGCCTACTACTCCTTCAGGGTTCTGGCCGTGAACCATGTGGGCTACAGCCAGCCCAGCCggccctccagacagtacaggaCCAACCCTGCAG CTCCAGATGTGAATCCAACAGATGTCCATGGTGTTGGAACTGAACATAATAACTTAGTAATCTCATGGAAG GAGCTGACAGGCCTCCAGTCCAATGGACCAGGACTACAGTACAAGGTGAACTGGAGACAGAAGGATGTGGAGGAGGACTGGTTGTCTGAGACCGTGGCTAACACCTCCAAGTATGTGGTGTCAGGCACGCCCACTTTCGTACCATACGAGGTCAAAGTTCAGGCGGTGAACGACTACGGAAACGGACCAGCGCCTGAGGCGGTGGTGGGGTACTCTGGAGAGGACG TGCCCATGTCAGCCCCAGAGAGTGTCCAGGTGCTGGTTCAGAACGGGACGCTAGCAGAGGTTCACTGGGAGCCTGTCCTCACCTCCATGGTCAGGGGACGACTCCAGGGCTACAAG GTGTCCTACTGGCGTGAGCGTAGCCTCCACCAGGCAGAGGctcagcaggaggagcagcaggtGTTGCTCTTCAGTGGGAACAGGACTGACGGCAGACTACCAGGCCTCAAACCCTACAGCCTCTATACACTGAACATCAGGGTGGTCAACGGCAAGGGAGAGGGGCCCCCCAGCCCCAACCACAACTTTGAGACCCCAGAGGGAG TCCCTGGTCCACCTTCCTTCTTGCGTATAAAGAACACCGACATGGACTCTCTGACGCTGGAGTGGGGTCCTCCACAGGACAACAATGGTCGCCTCACCGGCTACACACTCAAATACCAGCCAG tcaacagCTCCAATGAGCTTGGTCCCGTTGAGGAGATGATGTTCCCAGCCAATGAGACCACCGTAATCCTGGCCGACCTCAAGTACAGCACCCGCTATAAATTCTACTTCAACGCTAAGACTATCAAGGGCTCCGGCCCAACCATCACAGAGGAGGCTGTCACTATCATGGATGAAG CCTTTATTCAGCAACCcatagtagatgtgttcaaag TGCGTCCGATAGGCCCGGCGTTCACCAATGTAAACTCCTCtgtggtgggagaggagggagcagTGATAAGTTGGGAATACTTTGGACCAGATAAGAATGTGTATGTGGAGTATATTGTAGAAAACA GTAAAGAAGACTGGACAAAAGAGTGTGTAAACGGCAGTAGTGGGTCTCAGACCCATCTGATAAAGGGCTTAAAGCCGGGGACGTCCTATAGGGTTCGGCTGGTAGTTAAAGATCACTCTGAGGCTACCATACACAGTACAGAGGAGCTAGTGATAACGCTGCCAG caATGAAAAGCGACCAGGTAGACCTAGCCACTCAGGGTTGGTTCATAGGGCTGATGTGTGCCATCGCTCTCCTCATCCTCGTCCTTCTCATCATCTGCTTCATCAAGAGGAACAAGGGAGGGAAatacccag TGAAAGAAAAAGAGGATGCTCATCAAGACCCAGAGATCCAGCCTATGAAGGATGATGATGGGACGTTTGGAGAGTACAG TGACACGGAGGACCACAAGCCACTGAAGGGCAGCCGGACGCCGTCCAACGGAACGGTGAAGAGGGACGACAGTGATGACAGCCTGGTGGACTACGGCGAGGGAGGGGATGGGCAGTTCAACGAGGATGGATCCTTCATCGGCCAGTACAGCGGCAAGAAGGAGAAAGACACGCATGAGGGCAACGAGAGCTCCGAGGCCCCCTCGCCGGTCAACGCTATGAACTCCTTCGTCTAG
- the LOC109880253 gene encoding neuronal cell adhesion molecule isoform X5: MYNYTNNLFVDSPSGERRPSFMAPLGQSSTQMALRGGVLELECIAEGLPTPEVSWYKESGDLPSSRMSFHNFQKTLKIADVMEADAGDYRCTAKNSLGSAHHTIKVNVKAAPFWISAPRNLILAPEETGILTCRVSGDPKPQIAWSVNGVPIKDSPKDTSRKVEDDTVILSDVQTGSSAVYQCNASNEFGYLLANAFVNVLAEAPRVLTPPNNVYQVITNNPAFLDCASFGSPIPAITWFKDSQTSILNRDPYVIHNNGTLEINVAQSLNSGKYTCIASNNLGTRENHVYLEVKEPTRILAQPEYMVVQRNRKAVFECKVKHDPTLIPTMNWLKDNGELPDDERFLVDTDSLTINEVTEEDEGTYTCVMNTTLDQDSASAMLTVVEEPDPPTDLELTDQRERSVQLTWIPGDEHNSPTQKFLVQYEDLLHQAGVWHNLTEEEGTKTTAHLDLSPYAYYSFRVLAVNHVGYSQPSRPSRQYRTNPAAPDVNPTDVHGVGTEHNNLVISWKELTGLQSNGPGLQYKVNWRQKDVEEDWLSETVANTSKYVVSGTPTFVPYEVKVQAVNDYGNGPAPEAVVGYSGEDVPMSAPESVQVLVQNGTLAEVHWEPVLTSMVRGRLQGYKVSYWRERSLHQAEAQQEEQQVLLFSGNRTDGRLPGLKPYSLYTLNIRVVNGKGEGPPSPNHNFETPEGVPGPPSFLRIKNTDMDSLTLEWGPPQDNNGRLTGYTLKYQPVNSSNELGPVEEMMFPANETTVILADLKYSTRYKFYFNAKTIKGSGPTITEEAVTIMDEAFIQQPIVDVFKGYTEPHLPISPITQSLRPPFHKVRPIGPAFTNVNSSVVGEEGAVISWEYFGPDKNVYVEYIVENSKEDWTKECVNGSSGSQTHLIKGLKPGTSYRVRLVVKDHSEATIHSTEELVITLPEAMKSDQVDLATQGWFIGLMCAIALLILVLLIICFIKRNKGGKYPVKEKEDAHQDPEIQPMKDDDGTFGEYRSLESDTEDHKPLKGSRTPSNGTVKRDDSDDSLVDYGEGGDGQFNEDGSFIGQYSGKKEKDTHEGNESSEAPSPVNAMNSFV; the protein is encoded by the exons ACAGTCCATCGGGGGAGCGGCGACCCAGCTTCATGGCTCCTCTGGGGCAGAGCAGCACCCAGATGGCCCTGAGGGGAGGGGTTCTGGAGCTAGAGTGTATCGCTGAAGGACT TCCGACTCCGGAGGTGTCCTGGTATAAGGAGAGTGGCGATCTTCCTAGCAGCCGGATGTCCTTCCACAACTTCCAGAAGACGTTGAAGATCGCAGATGTGATGGAGGCGGACGCCGGGGACTACCGCTGCACGGCCAAGAACAGCCTAGGCTCCGCCCATCACACCATCAAAGTCAACGTCAAAG CGGCTCCGTTCTGGATCAGTGCCCCCAGGAACCTGATCCTGGCCCCGGAGGAGACGGGCATCCTCACCTGCAGGGTCAGTGGAGACCCCAAGCCCCAAATCGCCTGGTCCGTCAACGGAGTCCCCATCAAAG ACTCTCCAAAGGACACGAGTCGGAAGGTGGAGGACGACACAGTGATTCTGAGCGACGTCCAGACCGGCTCCAGCGCTGTCTACCAGTGCAACGCCTCCAATGAGTTTGGCTACCTGCTGGCTAATGCTTTTGTCAATGTGCTCG CCGAAGCACCAAGGGTGTTGACTCCCCCCAACAATGTGTACCAGGTCATCACCAACAATCCTGCCTTCCTGGACTGTGCCTCGTTCGGCTCGCCCATACCAGCCATCACATG GTTTAAGGACAGCCAGACCAGTATCCTGAATAGAGACCCATATGTGATCCATAATAACGGTACCTTAGAGATCAACGTAGCCCAGTCCCTGAACAGTGGCAAATACACCTGTATAGCCTCCAACAACCTGGGAACCAGGGAGAACCATGTCTACTtggaggtcaaag AGCCGACGAGGATCCTGGCCCAGCCAGAGTACATGGTGGTCCAGAGGAACAGGAAGGCCGTGTTTGAGTGTAAAGTTAAACACGACCCCACCCTCATCCCCACCATGAACTGGCTCAAAGACAACGGAGAGCTGCCTGACGACGAGAG GTTCTTGGTGGACACTGACAGTCTGACCATCAACGAAGTGACAGAGGAGGACGAGGGAACCTACACCTGTGTCATGAACACCACCCTGGACCAGGACTCAGCTAGCGCCATGCTCACCGTCGTTG AGGAACCAGACCCTCCTACAGACCTGGAGctgactgaccagagagagaggagcgtcCAGCTCACCTGGATACCTGGAGACGAACACAACAGCCCTACACAGa AGTTCCTAGTCCAGTATGAGGACCTGCTCCACCAGGCTGGGGTGTGGCACAACCTGACAGAGGAGGAGGGCACCAAGACCACAGCCCACCTGGACCTGTCCCCCTACGCCTACTACTCCTTCAGGGTTCTGGCCGTGAACCATGTGGGCTACAGCCAGCCCAGCCggccctccagacagtacaggaCCAACCCTGCAG CTCCAGATGTGAATCCAACAGATGTCCATGGTGTTGGAACTGAACATAATAACTTAGTAATCTCATGGAAG GAGCTGACAGGCCTCCAGTCCAATGGACCAGGACTACAGTACAAGGTGAACTGGAGACAGAAGGATGTGGAGGAGGACTGGTTGTCTGAGACCGTGGCTAACACCTCCAAGTATGTGGTGTCAGGCACGCCCACTTTCGTACCATACGAGGTCAAAGTTCAGGCGGTGAACGACTACGGAAACGGACCAGCGCCTGAGGCGGTGGTGGGGTACTCTGGAGAGGACG TGCCCATGTCAGCCCCAGAGAGTGTCCAGGTGCTGGTTCAGAACGGGACGCTAGCAGAGGTTCACTGGGAGCCTGTCCTCACCTCCATGGTCAGGGGACGACTCCAGGGCTACAAG GTGTCCTACTGGCGTGAGCGTAGCCTCCACCAGGCAGAGGctcagcaggaggagcagcaggtGTTGCTCTTCAGTGGGAACAGGACTGACGGCAGACTACCAGGCCTCAAACCCTACAGCCTCTATACACTGAACATCAGGGTGGTCAACGGCAAGGGAGAGGGGCCCCCCAGCCCCAACCACAACTTTGAGACCCCAGAGGGAG TCCCTGGTCCACCTTCCTTCTTGCGTATAAAGAACACCGACATGGACTCTCTGACGCTGGAGTGGGGTCCTCCACAGGACAACAATGGTCGCCTCACCGGCTACACACTCAAATACCAGCCAG tcaacagCTCCAATGAGCTTGGTCCCGTTGAGGAGATGATGTTCCCAGCCAATGAGACCACCGTAATCCTGGCCGACCTCAAGTACAGCACCCGCTATAAATTCTACTTCAACGCTAAGACTATCAAGGGCTCCGGCCCAACCATCACAGAGGAGGCTGTCACTATCATGGATGAAG CCTTTATTCAGCAACCcatagtagatgtgttcaaag GCTACACAGAACCCCATCTTCCAATCTCTCCCATCACTCAGTCTCTGCGCCCCCCGTTTCACAAGG TGCGTCCGATAGGCCCGGCGTTCACCAATGTAAACTCCTCtgtggtgggagaggagggagcagTGATAAGTTGGGAATACTTTGGACCAGATAAGAATGTGTATGTGGAGTATATTGTAGAAAACA GTAAAGAAGACTGGACAAAAGAGTGTGTAAACGGCAGTAGTGGGTCTCAGACCCATCTGATAAAGGGCTTAAAGCCGGGGACGTCCTATAGGGTTCGGCTGGTAGTTAAAGATCACTCTGAGGCTACCATACACAGTACAGAGGAGCTAGTGATAACGCTGCCAG aagcaATGAAAAGCGACCAGGTAGACCTAGCCACTCAGGGTTGGTTCATAGGGCTGATGTGTGCCATCGCTCTCCTCATCCTCGTCCTTCTCATCATCTGCTTCATCAAGAGGAACAAGGGAGGGAAatacccag TGAAAGAAAAAGAGGATGCTCATCAAGACCCAGAGATCCAGCCTATGAAGGATGATGATGGGACGTTTGGAGAGTACAG GTCCCTGGAAAG TGACACGGAGGACCACAAGCCACTGAAGGGCAGCCGGACGCCGTCCAACGGAACGGTGAAGAGGGACGACAGTGATGACAGCCTGGTGGACTACGGCGAGGGAGGGGATGGGCAGTTCAACGAGGATGGATCCTTCATCGGCCAGTACAGCGGCAAGAAGGAGAAAGACACGCATGAGGGCAACGAGAGCTCCGAGGCCCCCTCGCCGGTCAACGCTATGAACTCCTTCGTCTAG